A portion of the Longimicrobiaceae bacterium genome contains these proteins:
- a CDS encoding endonuclease/exonuclease/phosphatase family protein, with product MSAAEVGAYPAGSGCRDVSRRMRLVTWNCCRGRFERKVPLLAPLAFDVAVVQECSIPSQPDASTLWFGDNPTQGVAVVATPEYELAPLATDLELPRYVIPVQVSGPVSFLLLAVWTHREPTYVDPLLRAIGLFGDQMAAQPTVVMGDFNSNACWDHQHNPARNHSALVARLHELGLVSSYHSWTGNAHGAEDHPTFYFRWRQHEPFHIDYCFVPQSWAPKLTSVSVGGYEKWCRASDHRPLIVDVAL from the coding sequence GTGAGCGCCGCTGAAGTGGGAGCCTACCCGGCGGGAAGTGGTTGCCGGGACGTAAGCCGGCGCATGCGTCTGGTCACCTGGAACTGCTGTCGCGGCCGGTTCGAACGGAAAGTGCCGCTGCTCGCCCCCCTGGCGTTCGATGTCGCCGTCGTCCAGGAATGCTCGATCCCCTCGCAGCCGGACGCTTCCACCCTCTGGTTCGGGGACAATCCGACCCAGGGGGTCGCTGTTGTCGCAACGCCCGAGTACGAGCTCGCGCCTCTCGCTACCGACCTCGAGCTACCCCGGTACGTGATCCCGGTACAGGTCAGCGGACCCGTCTCGTTCCTGCTCCTCGCGGTGTGGACGCATCGGGAGCCGACGTATGTCGACCCGCTGCTGCGCGCGATCGGGCTGTTTGGCGACCAGATGGCGGCGCAGCCGACCGTCGTCATGGGAGACTTCAACTCCAACGCCTGCTGGGACCACCAACACAACCCGGCGAGAAACCACAGTGCCCTGGTCGCCCGCCTCCACGAGCTCGGCCTCGTCAGCAGCTATCACTCCTGGACTGGCAACGCGCACGGAGCCGAAGACCACCCCACCTTCTATTTCCGCTGGCGCCAGCACGAGCCCTTCCACATCGACTACTGCTTCGTTCCGCAGAGCTGGGCGCCAAAGCTCACTTCGGTGAGCGTGGGCGGCTACGAGAAGTGGTGCCGGGCGAGCGATCACCGGCCTCTGATCGTCGATGTTGCGCTGTAA